The Magnetococcus sp. PR-3 sequence CTCAGGGCATAATCCAGATTTTTCTTCAGAGCGTTAAGACTGGATAGCTTTTGCCCAGAGTACATATGGTAGTAGACGTTGATGGGTTTAATACGCCACGGCATCTCTGTGTTGTAGAGGGTGCGTACGAGGTATTGAAAACCAAAAAAACGGTCAGTCCATAGATCGGTATAGGTGTTTTCATTGCTGTTGGAGGAGTAAATCTGCCGTTCCTTTCCCACCTGTAACCCGAGCGGAGAGACCCAGGCAAAGGAGGGAAACTCCCGATCAAAGCGAGAGTCTCCCCCATTCAGGTTGCCCAACCCCTGGTTCCGTACGGCCCGTACTGCTGCTTCAAAGGGCAGGGTGTTGCCGGACCACTGGTAGAGCTTGACCTTTTTTCCTTTGGGTAGAAACTGGGCAATCTGTTGAATGGAACCTTTGACCTCACGGTCAACAGAGAAAGGCTCGACCCCATAGACCCTGGGGACCTGATACCCTTTTAGCCGCAACCGATCTTGTTCCTGTTTATTCTTGTCTTGGTTGATAAGCTGTTGCCGCTCACGGGGGGAGTCATAGGGCACCACCTGGGTTTTGTTTACCCCCAGCATGGTGAGAATTTGATTGAGATACGCCCCCTTAGGACTGGCGTAGAGTTTACGAAAGGGGGCCTCCCTTGCGGGGTCGGCATTCTCAAAAAAGGACCAGTCCAAAGGGTGGCTGTAGGTGTGGCTGCCCGCCTCTACCTGGGGGTGTGCAAACAAGGCACGGGCGATGCGTTGGGTCTCTTTATCCCCAAACCATTCTGGATCCAGATCACCACTAATGGGGGCGATGGTCACCGGTAGTCGCTGATATTTCTCGATGATCTCTTTTAGGAGTACCTCGGAAGAGAGTAAGCTTAGATCCTTAAAGGGTTTGATTTCCGAAGGGTTGCGCCAGCCATCGCCGTCCACATGACTGTAGTAGATACGTCGCCCTGATAGAGTGGTGGTGTCAGGCTTGGGCAGATCATCGGTGGCAAAGCTATGGCGAAAAAAGGCAAAGGGGTTAATATGCCACTGCACCCGTTTCCCATCACTATTGCTATGAAAGGCATAACCCGCCGCCACATACCCTCCGTTGGGGCCGGTGGTGATTAAATGGCTGTGGCTGTCGGACTCAGCAGGGCGCTGTACACTAAGATGTACCGTTACATGGGGGTCCCGGCGGCGTATCGTCGGGTAGGGGGGGAGCACTCCACCATAGGGGCGTTCCAAACCCACCATGTTGGCGTTTTGAGTCCCAATGCGGGTGTCAAAGGTGACATAGCGCCAATCCTGGCGATCCTCCAGCCCCAACTGTTTCCAAAACTGATCTACCAGGGCTGGATTGACCTGCTTGCCCTGTTCATCTTTTAAAAAGGGGCGTGCCCCCAGCAGGGTAATACGTACCCCCTGGGCCAGCATGCGATTGGACCAGCTTAGAAAACCATTGGCGTCGGGCATTTCATCCTGTTCGGACCATAGCAAAATGCCCCGAACATCGGCCATCTCCTGCGCTGTGGGCCAGGGGGCGCGCAGGGGGCGGTAGCGAACCTTCAGGCCCAGGTGGTTCAGCGGCATCTCTGCTAAGCGATGGCTCAAGGTCCAGCGAATACTGTCACTCTCGCGCTCCTCATAAAGGGCCAAAATGGTGCGTTTAAGTTCTGCGTGAGCCTGTATGGGTAGCAGCCATATGCTGAGCAGTACCATGAGTATAAGCCATCTCATGGTGTGGCTGCTTCTAATACGGTGTTGGAGACGTAGGGGTGCAGGCCCAGTTGACGAAGTGGTTCAAGCTGGGCAGAACTGGCGGCCCCTTTTATCAGCGCCAAATGGTGAAGCATCGGCGTACGGCGGATAAGCTGCTTTAAATAAGCATGGTGCTGGGGGTCTGTTAACTGTGCTTCGGTTATGGACCACACCACCATCTTTACTTGACTGGCCAGGGTCTCCAAATGAAGTTCAGAGGCCTGGGCCATGAGAAGCAGCTGGGGATAATGGTACCGGATGGTGCGCAGTAGTACCATGTTAGGGTTCGTGTCCCCTGTGTTGGGGCTGAGGTTGGTGATATCTGGTAAATAGAGGCCATGAAAACCCCGCCGTAGAATCTGCGGAATGCGTTGCTCAATCACATAGGCAATCCAACGGGGATTCTGCCTTTGCACCTGCAACACCCCATCCCCCTCACTTTGACCTGCCATCAGTAGAGATTTGAGCTGGGGTTGGGTCTGTAGTTGTTGGGGGGTTATGCTGCTTAAGGGCAGCCGTGCCAGCAGCTGTTTACCCCGATCCGCTAAGGCTCGTAGAGAGGGGTGATGGTCGCTATGGAATACCACAGGATCATAGTTGTAAAAATGGTGGTGAGGGCGCGATTTTCCCGTATAAAGAACCCAGGAGAGGGGTGGCTGAAGGGTTGGCTCTGCCTGGGCGATGGACACACCTGCGGCCAGGCCCATAAAAGCCATGGTAGTCAACAGAAAATGACGAAGCCTTGCAGCCATAAAAATGCTTTTTTCTGGAATGAAAAAGAGAAGTACGCCTATAGTACACGACGTTTGTGTATGTACCAACTCAAACCGTTTTCTAGGAGTGCCCGTGGTTAGCAAAGAGCACCTCCCCTTTCAGCATAAAACAAACCCAGATGGGGATGATGAAACCTGGGTCTATCTGGCCGATAACGATGAAGCGGTGGTACGGGATATTGAAAAGCTGCTGACCATCTATGGTTTGCAGGTACAGTGTTTTCAAAGCTGCCAGGTTTTGAAAGAGGCCGTCGAGGTCAGACAGCCCCATCTGCTGGTCATGGATCTAGCCTTTGAGCAGGGGTGTGGTGAAAAACTGTTGGAAGCGTTACTCCAGCAGTGTGCCCCCCCTCTGCCCGTGATCTTTCTCTCCCAAGACAACAGCATTGAACAGCGTATGCAAGCCCATGAGCTGGGAGGGGCCTCATTTTTAAGTAAGCCCCTGGATCACGCGCATCTGTTGTGGAGTGTGGAAAGTCATCTCGGTAGTGGCAGTGATACGCCCATCCAGTTAATGGTGGTGGATGATGATGAGGATTTTGTACGCTATCTAAGCCATCTATTGAGTAAGGAGCAGATGCAGGTACGGGGTTTTTATGATGGAGAGAGTGCGCTGGCGAGCCTCTCAGAGTGGACACCAGATCTGGTGATTTTGGATCAAAACCTGCCTCAGCTTTCAGGTATGGAGCTGCTGAGCATTTTACGCATGGATGCCGCCAACCTGGATCTGCCCATTCTGTTTGTCTCCGGTGAAGAGGATCCGGTGCAGCATCAGGCCATGTTACGTACCGGTGCGGAAGATTTTTTTGTAAAACCGATCCATGCACCCACCTTTGCCCAGTTTGTGCGTTCCCGGGTTCTGCGTTTTCGTAAGCTTAAGCGCTCCCGTCAGTTTTTAGAAAAAGCTCAGAACCGATTGGGGCAGTTCAGTACCTTTTTAACCCGTGTTATGGGGATGGCTGCCCATGATTTACGTAACCCCCTCAACGCCATTATGGGTATGAGCATGATGCTCACCGATGGAGAGCTGACCGAGCAAGAGCGTGGACGCTTTAGTGAAAGCATTCATGTCAGCAGTAACCGTATGTTTATGTTGCTCGATAGCTTAATGGATATGGCAATGTTGTGGGATGGACGCTTGCAGGTGCAGCGTAGCCCTGGGGACCTGCTCTCTTTGCTGCGGGAGCGGGTTGAGATCTACCGCTGGAGTGCCGATGAGCGTGAGGTCGCGCTGGTCATGGATTGTAAGCCTTTGCCCGCGCTGGCTTATGATGCAGCCCGTATGTGTCAGGTGATTGATAATTTGCTCAACCACGCCCTCAAGTTCTCTCCCCGTCATGGTGAGGTTAAGGTGGCCTGTTATGCCGATAATGATGGCGTACAACTGCTGGTAGAAGATCAGGGGCCACACCTGGATGAGACGGAACTGGGTGAGCTGTTGGATGGGGTAACGTTGCGGCTCTCCCGTAACCATGGTCGGGGGCGGGGCTTGGGGTTGGCCATCGCGAAAGAGGTGGTGGTGCTGCATAAAGGGCAAATGCGCCTGGAGAATGTACAGCCTATGGGTATGCGTACCGTGATTCATTTACCCTTAAGTGGGTGAATTCAGGCTGCCCTGGAGAAAACGGTTTTTAATCTCTGCAGGAAACTGAAAGGGATCGATGGGTTTGTGCAGGACGGTATAGCCTTCACTCTCAAATTGGTTGTTGGCCGAGAGAAAAATAATGGGAGTCTGGGTAAGCTCTGGTCGCTCACGCATTAGTTTGGCAACCTCCAAGCCATTGGGGCCGGGGGGCATGTCATAGTCAAGAATGATTAAATCAGGTTTAAAATCAACCACACGTTCCAACGCTTCATGGCCATCCCGGCAGGTAAGTACTTGAATGCCGATTTGACGAAAGGCGATCTTCACAAGCCCACGTACGGGGTCTTCATCATCAGCAAACAGGATGCGTGTGAGGTCTTTGAGAGGTTTCATTTTAATGGCTGACTATACAGTTAGAGCGAAAAGGCATCATCTTATCACTCAAAGTGATGATTAAGGCGTAAAAAGTTTTTTAAACGTATTTTGTGCTCATGGTGGAGGGGGCTGAATGCGTATGTGGGGCTTTTCTGTTGTATTACAAAAGTATATGTTCATCTGGTGACGGATTGTCCTGTGCATTGTGCCGCCGGTTTGTCGTCAGGTTTGATGCATCGTTCATAATCTCTTTGCACACCATAGGCTGTGGCGCTGATCTGGCAGTGGATGAAACCTTGGGGTTGTATGCGGAAATCCTGTAAAAAACGGTTGATCTACCAATGGAATCCTTCCCCCATTGGGTTCCTGGGAGCTGATCTCTGACCAAAAACTCTACGGGTTACATGAGGCTGCAACACTTTTCTGGATGGTTTGTTCCGTAGAGAATGAGCCCGCAAGATCATATGGCTCGGTAAGCGTATAGCCAAGGTTGCATGCTTCCTATGCTGATTGTAGGGAGGCAGGCTATTTTAACGTTATTGAAAGAGACTGTTGCTCTCTGTGGGGAGCATGAGGGTTTTACACTCCCCATCTGTTTCCGACTTTAGGATAGGCAGGTGGTGATGTTTGACTGTTGAGACTCAGTTACCCTGTATATCTCTCTCTGCTTGCTTGTTGGTCTTTAGCGGTTACTTCGACGAGTAAGTGTACCAATGCTCTCCCTGCCGGTGCCTTTGCAGCGGATCGGTTTGGCCCATCACTAACGGTGCAAACGAAGCCGTTGTGGCCTGATCGAGCGTATCCCTTACCATTGAATTAACTATCTTCAGGCAACGGTTTCAGTGGCTCCGACGGGCCAGAGCCAGACCAGTTCCTGCAAGCACCATCATGCCCCCTGTTGCGCGCAGAACGTTAGGTAGGACTCTGCGGTTTTGCAAAACGGTTCGGGCACTGCCCGCCAGCAATGCCCAGCCGGTGGTGACGATAAAGGTGATCATTAAAAAAGTAGGAACAATGGCCAATAATTGTAGGGTCAGTGGCCGTGTCGTATCTATAAACTGTGGTAAAAAAGCGGCAATAAAGATGAGACTTTTGGGGTTGGGAATGGTGACGATAACGCCCTGTAAAAATAAACTCTTCTTTGACACTGTGGAAGCGCTGAGTTCAATCTGCTCATGAGCGCCACGCCACTGTTTGATCCCAAGGTAGATCAGATAGGCCGCACCGCACCAGCGCAGCCACTCAAAGGCCTCAGCCACTATGTTTAATAGGGAGGTAAGCCCGATAATGGCAATGGCCAGTTGAGTCGCTATGCCCACCGTGGCCCCAATAACTGTGATTACCGCATAACGCCAGCCAAAGCTTATGCTGTGAGCTACGGTCAAAATTACACTTGGGCCGGGTAGAGCAATCATCACGGTGGTTGCCACGACAAAGGCAACATAGACATGCCATTCCATCTTTGGGTTCCTATGCTTTTATCTCAATAAAGGGCGCCGCAAAGTCCAGCGATCGTTCTTAGCGCATAAGCTGCGGCATGGTACACGTTTTAGTCATGACTTGATATCAGCTTTAGGCGGTTGCCCAAGGGTAACCGGTTAAAATAGGGTGGTTTTACCCGACTTTTATGGGGTTTTTATGGCGCTGTCGTCTGTAGGGTCGAAATGGAGGTCTTAATGATGAGAAGTGCGATGAGAAGCGCATGAAAATGTGTAAAATAGGGCCAAAAAAGTAAATGGTGGGACGCATTAGTGAACTAACCACCCTGTCCGTAGGCGGAAGGAGGTTTGATTATGCATAGCAATCTCACGCTATACGGCCAGAAATTGAGGACTAGATTCTTGTGCGGTTGATGTCAGCGTGCATCCAAATGCCAAATTTAGCGTGTTAATCTCCGCAAAATGTTACGACGGCTCAACACCTCTATGGCCTGTTTCTAAAGAGGTGACGCCGCATGCTCTGAAGAGTGCCGAAGCTCGACTCTTTAGGGTATGGCGTTGAGGCTTTAGAAAGATGGTAAGTCTCTTTTAATAATAAAGGTGAGCCATAACCTTGAAGATTCATCATCATTTTGGGTAGGGCTTGATAACAGCTTGTCTTTGCACTCTCTCTTATCTCTTTCCCAGTCACTATAGGATGCTTTTTGGCGATGGGTCACGATGGTGGGTATTTAATCTCATCTAGGGTCGAGGTGGTGGGTTCTGTATACTCTGTGAAGACTCGTTTTTTAGGAGGTATGCCGACCCATGGATTCAATAACACAAATGGCTTTAGGTGCTGCTGTCGGCTCTGCTCTTTTGGGGCGTAAGGTTGGTGCGCGGGCCGCTCTGTGGGGGGCTGTCTGTGGAACCATCCCTGACCTCGATGTTTTTATTCCCATGGGGGATGCGGTCGCAGCGTTTACCTATCATCGCTCGTTCAGTCACTCGCTGTTCATACTGGCCGCCATCACCCCATTGGTTGTTTGGCTGATCTTAAAGATCCACCCCCAAACCCAGAAACTTCGAACCCGCTGGGCCGTCTTTGTCTATGCCGTATTTGCCACCCATGTGCTCTTGGATTGTTTGACCATCTATGGCACACAGATCTTTTGGCCGCTGTCTGAGTATCCTGTTTCTCTAGGGTCTGTGTTTATTATAGATCCTGCCTATACCGTGCCTCTGCTCATCGGTGTGTTTGTGGCTCTGGCGCTTCGGCATCGTGATAAGGGGCGGTGGGTTAATCGTTTGGGGCTGGTCGTGAGCACGCTCTATCTGGTGTGGGGGCTTGGCGCACAGGCATATGTACGCGATCTTGCCCGAGAATCATTGAAACAGCAGGGGGTTGATTATGAACGTTTTTTGGTGCAACCAACCCCTTTTAACTCACTGCTTTGGCGTGTGGTGGTCATGAGTGGGGAACGCTACCATGTGGGGTACTATTCACTGTTGGATAAAACGCCAAGTATCCATCTTGAGAGCTATGAGCGTTCTCTTGATTTGCTCGATAGTCTGACCGATCACTGGCCCGTGCAGCGACTTGCCTGGTTTACCCACGGCTTTTATGCCGTTGATGCAGAAAAAGATGGGGTCGTGATCGCTGACCTGCGGATGGGGGTGGAACCCGATTATGTGTTTCGTTTTAAGGTTGCAGCTTTGGCCAACCCACATCCGGAGCCGATAACTGCCGTACGCATGCCCAGAAGTCAAAATTTCAATCGTCTTCCCGCCCTGTGGCATCGTGTTTGGCAAGATCCATCCGAACAACGTCACACGGGTAAAGAGTATTAAATGCCGTGTTTTGTGTTTCATGCTATGCAGAGGAACTTCCATTGTAGGTCTTCGTTACCGACCTTTAAAAGCGCCCATAGTTATTGTTCTTAACCTTTCCTCATGCTCTATTATGCGAGCCATTAAGGTTGTTTTGTCACGTGCATAGATCGATTCTTTGAGGGGGAAGGGGTGTGTTTTTGAAATGCCCAGAACTTAAGAAACGTGCGGACGTGCTTTCTGTCAGTAACTTATATGAGAATTGTAGATGTGATCATTTTAGATCGTACCAGGCAGAGGTTCTCCTTTATAGGGGCAGGTCATGCCACCTTGAAAGGGGCCGCCAAACCGGTTTTTTCCTGTTCTTTTTAAAAGGAACGCCCTATGAGCCTCTCTTCCGCGACAAGAGA is a genomic window containing:
- a CDS encoding polysaccharide deacetylase family protein — its product is MRWLILMVLLSIWLLPIQAHAELKRTILALYEERESDSIRWTLSHRLAEMPLNHLGLKVRYRPLRAPWPTAQEMADVRGILLWSEQDEMPDANGFLSWSNRMLAQGVRITLLGARPFLKDEQGKQVNPALVDQFWKQLGLEDRQDWRYVTFDTRIGTQNANMVGLERPYGGVLPPYPTIRRRDPHVTVHLSVQRPAESDSHSHLITTGPNGGYVAAGYAFHSNSDGKRVQWHINPFAFFRHSFATDDLPKPDTTTLSGRRIYYSHVDGDGWRNPSEIKPFKDLSLLSSEVLLKEIIEKYQRLPVTIAPISGDLDPEWFGDKETQRIARALFAHPQVEAGSHTYSHPLDWSFFENADPAREAPFRKLYASPKGAYLNQILTMLGVNKTQVVPYDSPRERQQLINQDKNKQEQDRLRLKGYQVPRVYGVEPFSVDREVKGSIQQIAQFLPKGKKVKLYQWSGNTLPFEAAVRAVRNQGLGNLNGGDSRFDREFPSFAWVSPLGLQVGKERQIYSSNSNENTYTDLWTDRFFGFQYLVRTLYNTEMPWRIKPINVYYHMYSGQKLSSLNALKKNLDYALSQPIIPIHASHFTQVVDGFYESRLTALSPQRWQLTNHGAMQTLRMDHATFKQVDFTQSQGVVGQRHFHGSLYVHLDPANREPIVALKANTTPQAPPKATRPYLLQGRWQVQNLHLTSPEHFTFKAKGFGPSQLQWQFPHAVRCKVVVKNPQGQSWIHTLSSDAGERLFINQDGPDQSLLHFTVNCQGAPL
- a CDS encoding hybrid sensor histidine kinase/response regulator, yielding MVSKEHLPFQHKTNPDGDDETWVYLADNDEAVVRDIEKLLTIYGLQVQCFQSCQVLKEAVEVRQPHLLVMDLAFEQGCGEKLLEALLQQCAPPLPVIFLSQDNSIEQRMQAHELGGASFLSKPLDHAHLLWSVESHLGSGSDTPIQLMVVDDDEDFVRYLSHLLSKEQMQVRGFYDGESALASLSEWTPDLVILDQNLPQLSGMELLSILRMDAANLDLPILFVSGEEDPVQHQAMLRTGAEDFFVKPIHAPTFAQFVRSRVLRFRKLKRSRQFLEKAQNRLGQFSTFLTRVMGMAAHDLRNPLNAIMGMSMMLTDGELTEQERGRFSESIHVSSNRMFMLLDSLMDMAMLWDGRLQVQRSPGDLLSLLRERVEIYRWSADEREVALVMDCKPLPALAYDAARMCQVIDNLLNHALKFSPRHGEVKVACYADNDGVQLLVEDQGPHLDETELGELLDGVTLRLSRNHGRGRGLGLAIAKEVVVLHKGQMRLENVQPMGMRTVIHLPLSG
- a CDS encoding response regulator, producing the protein MKPLKDLTRILFADDEDPVRGLVKIAFRQIGIQVLTCRDGHEALERVVDFKPDLIILDYDMPPGPNGLEVAKLMRERPELTQTPIIFLSANNQFESEGYTVLHKPIDPFQFPAEIKNRFLQGSLNSPT
- a CDS encoding LysE family translocator, which produces MEWHVYVAFVVATTVMIALPGPSVILTVAHSISFGWRYAVITVIGATVGIATQLAIAIIGLTSLLNIVAEAFEWLRWCGAAYLIYLGIKQWRGAHEQIELSASTVSKKSLFLQGVIVTIPNPKSLIFIAAFLPQFIDTTRPLTLQLLAIVPTFLMITFIVTTGWALLAGSARTVLQNRRVLPNVLRATGGMMVLAGTGLALARRSH
- a CDS encoding metal-dependent hydrolase, with protein sequence MDSITQMALGAAVGSALLGRKVGARAALWGAVCGTIPDLDVFIPMGDAVAAFTYHRSFSHSLFILAAITPLVVWLILKIHPQTQKLRTRWAVFVYAVFATHVLLDCLTIYGTQIFWPLSEYPVSLGSVFIIDPAYTVPLLIGVFVALALRHRDKGRWVNRLGLVVSTLYLVWGLGAQAYVRDLARESLKQQGVDYERFLVQPTPFNSLLWRVVVMSGERYHVGYYSLLDKTPSIHLESYERSLDLLDSLTDHWPVQRLAWFTHGFYAVDAEKDGVVIADLRMGVEPDYVFRFKVAALANPHPEPITAVRMPRSQNFNRLPALWHRVWQDPSEQRHTGKEY